DNA sequence from the Streptomyces sp. HUAS 15-9 genome:
GTCACTCGAGGAAGGGTATCCAGCCGGGTCGTTTCACAGCGTGGCGAACTCGGGGCCGGCGGCGAGGAGTTCGTCGACCGGTTCATCGACCGGTTTGTCGCCTTACCCCTCGGCCGGACGTCGGCTAGACCGCCGTATGGGTCGGCTGGACCGCCGCCCCGGCCAGGCGCAGTGTCCGCTCCGCCAGGTCGCTGATCCGGACGCCGTCGAAGCCGAACACCGCGCTGCGCACGGTGTCCTCCAGCGGGTCCTTCCACTGGGCCGGGATGGCCGCCGCGCCGGTCAGCACCCCGGCCACCGAACCCGCCGTCGCGCCGTTGGAGTCGGTGTCCAGGCCGCCGCGGACGGTGAGCGTGATGGTGCGGGTGAAGTCGCCGTCGCCGTACAGGAGCCCGGCGGTGAGGACGGCGGCGTTCGGGATGGTGTGGATCCAGCCGAGGCCCGAGGTCTCCTCGGAGACGGTCGTGAGCGTGTCCTCCCAGGTCAGGCGGGTCTCGTGGAGGGACATGACCCGGCGTACGGTACGCGCCAGACGGCAGGTCGCCGGTACGACGGTGAGCGCGGTGTCGATCGCGTGCCGCACCGTCGGCGCCGTGAACGCCGCCGAGATCAGCGCCGCGGCCCACATCGCGCCGTACACACCGTTGCCGGTGTGGGACAGCACGGCGTCCCGGCGGGCCAGGGAGGCCGCGCGCTGCGGGGCGTCCGGGCAGGTCCAGCCGTAGACGTCGGCGCGGATCAGGGCGCCGATCCACTCCTGGTACGGGTTCTCGTACGTCGCCGTCAGCGGCGGCTTCAGACCGTTGGCGAGATTGCGGTAGGCCGCGCGCTCCGCCGTGAAGGTCTGCAGATACGGCAGCCGCAGCAGCCACAAGTCTCCGACCTGCTCGGTGCTGAAGTCGAAGCCGTGGGTCT
Encoded proteins:
- a CDS encoding ADP-ribosylglycohydrolase family protein, whose protein sequence is MTPVGTEPELADRILGGWLGRIAGNMLGKPVEQGDLWTRDRIDRYLRQAAALPLTDYLPEPADDTDGLQLRPEWRQCVRGHIHGSCRDDDVDYAILGLHLLETHGFDFSTEQVGDLWLLRLPYLQTFTAERAAYRNLANGLKPPLTATYENPYQEWIGALIRADVYGWTCPDAPQRAASLARRDAVLSHTGNGVYGAMWAAALISAAFTAPTVRHAIDTALTVVPATCRLARTVRRVMSLHETRLTWEDTLTTVSEETSGLGWIHTIPNAAVLTAGLLYGDGDFTRTITLTVRGGLDTDSNGATAGSVAGVLTGAAAIPAQWKDPLEDTVRSAVFGFDGVRISDLAERTLRLAGAAVQPTHTAV